The following are encoded together in the Anoplopoma fimbria isolate UVic2021 breed Golden Eagle Sablefish chromosome 9, Afim_UVic_2022, whole genome shotgun sequence genome:
- the LOC129095565 gene encoding protein jagged-1a-like isoform X1, with protein sequence MTLTRSSVLLPAAFSLQIMLLSARIQVSSASGHFELQVLSMQNINGHLQTGACCDSARDATDRRCTADECDTYFRVCLKEYQLKVSSAGPCSFGSASTPVLGGNTFSLRNGKSDKDRIVLPFSFAWPRSYTLIVEALDFNNDSSSGSVGGALIEKAVHSGMINPSRQWQSLKRNGPVAQFHYQVRLSCDEHYYGFGCNKFCRPRDDFFGHYECDHNGNKTCLEGWSGPDCNTAICRQGCSTEHGSCKVPGECKCLYGWQGEYCDQCIPHPGCVHGSCVEPWQCLCDTNYGGQLCDKDLNTCATLQPCVNGGTCSNTGPDKYHCSCPDGFSGVNCHRADHACLSNPCLRGGSCVETSQGFECRCAAGWTGPSCSTNVDECLVNPCSHGGTCQDLVNGFKCTCPPQWTGKTCLIDANECDDDPCANANSCRNLIGGYFCECVPGWTGQNCDKNINDCRGQCQNGATCKDLVNGYKCLCTAGFAGEQCEKDVDECASGPCLNGGRCHDEVNGFHCLCPPGFSGSRCQLDIDYCLHGPCQNGGQCFNLGSEYVCKCPEDFEGKNCSHLKDHCRTTPCKVIDSCTVAVASNSTPGGVRLISSNVCGPHGRCRSHAGGQFSCECEEGFTGTYCHENINDCESTPCLNGGTCIDKVSQFQCICADGWDGPSCQNNIDDCSSAPCRNRGVCRDLVNDFYCECNNGWKGKTCHSRESQCDEATCNNGGTCYDEGDAFKCLCAAGWEGATCNIAENSSCLPSPCENGGTCVVDGDSFSCVCKEGWEGATCSHNANDCSPHPCYNSGTCVDGDNWYRCECAPGFAGPDCRININECQSSPCSFGSTCVDEINAFRCICPPGRTGPRCQEVSGRPCVVGGVVALDGSRWDEDCNKCHCHNGRVACTEVECMAPPPARCPSESDCANVTITFNKDIMAMGVTVEQVCRELRSLYVVKNLSSDSSVSMSCELSLSTNKEIHVAISTEDKRRGLTFAKEITDRIMDLVSKRSANSTIISAIAEVRIQRRQSHDPNADHLVPILVSAVIVIWALAIAFMLLWFVRRRRKQSAHAGVSTQAATTAAAAAATVSLAPVAEDNNALHNSVSYAREQLNHIKNPIVKNTPNHQHQHHQSLLHHHLCDDKNAVNAKIRRSDTGSQSEEDEMDKRLQKARFPRATPAYSLVDWEDRPPQHTTGKPQHWTSKQDNRQPQSQSVNRMEYIV encoded by the exons ATGACCCTCACACGGAGCTCCGTCCTCCTCCCGGCTGCCTTCAGCCTGCAGATCATGCTGCTCTCTGCCCGCATACAG GTTTCTTCGGCTTCAGGACACTTTGAGCTCCAGGTCTTGTCGATGCAGAACATAAACGGGCATCTGCAGACCGGCGCCTGCTGCGACTCGGCCCGGGATGCGACGGATCGCCGGTGCACGGCCGACGAATGCGACACCTACTTCCGGGTGTGCCTGAAGGAGTACCAGCTGAAGGTGTCCTCGGCGGGGCCCTGCAGCTTTGGCTCCGCCTCCACGCCCGTGCTCGGTGGGAATACCTTTTCTCTACGCAACGGCAAGAGCGACAAAGACAGGATCGTGCTGCCGTTCAGCTTCGCATGGCCG aGGTCGTACACGTTGATTGTGGAAGCCTTGGATTTCAACAACGACTCGTCCTCCGGCA GCGTCGGCGGGGCGCTGATTGAGAAGGCCGTCCACTCGGGGATGATCAACCCCAGCCGGCAGTGGCAGAGCCTGAAGCGCAACGGCCCCGTGGCTCAGTTCCACTACCAGGTCCGCCTCAGCTGTGACGAGCACTACTACGGCTTCGGCTGCAACAAGTTCTGCCGCCCGCGGGACGACTTCTTCGGACACTATGAGTGCGACCACAACGGCAACAAGACGTGcctggagggctggtccggTCCAGACTGCAACACTG CGATCTGCAGGCAGGGCTGCAGCACAGAACACGGATCCTGTAAAGTTCCTGGAGAGTGCAA GTGTCTGTATGGCTGGCAGGGGGAGTACTGTGATCAGTGTATCCCTCACCCCGGCTGTGTTCACGGCAGTTGTGTGGAGCCCTGGCAGTGTCTCTGTGACACCAACTATGGAGGACAGCTGTGTGACAaag ATCTGAACACGTGTGCAACGCTGCAGCCGTGTGTGAACGGAGGAACCTGCAGCAACACAGGGCCGGACAAATACCACTGCTCCTGTCCAGATGGCTTCTCAGGGGTCAACTGTCATAGAG CGGACCACGCCTGTCTGTCCAACCCGTGTCTGAGGGGAGGAAGCTGTGTGGAAACCAGTCAGGGTTTCGAGTGTCGCTGTGCCGCCGGCTGGACCGGACCCTCCTGCTCCACCA ATGTGGACGAGTGTCTGGTGAACCCCTGCAGTCACGGAGGAACCTGTCAGGACCTGGTGAACGGGTTCAAGTGCACATGTCCGCCCCAGTGGACCGGAAAGACCTGCCTCATCG ATGCCAACGAGTGCGACGACGACCCCTGTGCCAACGCCAACTCCTGCCGAAATCTGATTGGAGGATACTTCTGCGAGTGCGTCCCAGGTTGGACGGGGCAGAACTGCGACAAGA atatTAACGACTGTCGAGGTCAGTGTCAGAACGGAGCGACATGCAAG GACCTGGTGAACGGCTATAAATGTCTTTGCACTGCGGGTTTCGCCGGCGAACAATGCGAGAAAGACGTGGACGAGTGCGCCAGCGGGCCGTGCCTCAACGGCGGCCGTTGCCACGACGAAGTTAACGGTTTCCACTGCCTGTGTCCGCCCGGTTTCTCCGGGAGTCGCTGTCAG ttGGATATCGATTACTGCCTCCACGGTCCGTGTCAGAACGGCGGCCAGTGTTTCAACCTCGGGTCAGAATACGTCTGTAAATGTCCCGAAGACTTTGAGGGCAAGAACTGCTCGCACCTGAAGGACCACTGCCGCACGACGCCCTGCAAAG TGATTGATAGCTGCACAGTGGCGGTGGCGTCCAATAGCACGCCGGGCGGGGTGCGTTTGATTTCGTCCAACGTGTGCGGCCCCCACGGCCGGTGTCGGAGTCATGCAGGCGGACAGTTCAGCTGCGAGTGTGAAGAAGGATTCACCGGGACTTACTGCCACGAGA ACATAAACGACTGTGAGAGCACCCCCTGTCTGAACGGAGGAACTTGTATCGATAAAGTCAGTCAGTTTCAGTGCATCTGTGCCGACGGCTGGGACGGACCTTCCTGCCAGAACA ACATCGacgactgcagctctgctccctGTCGGAACCGCGGCGTCTGTCGAGATCTGGTCAACGATTTCTACTGCGAGTGTAACAACGGCTGGAAGGGGAAGACCTGCCACTCAA gaGAGAGTCAGTGCGACGAGGCGACCTGTAACAACGGAGGAACCTGCTACGACGAAGGAGACGCCTTCAAGTGTCTGTGTGCGGCCGGCTGGGAGGGCGCCACCTGTAACATCG CGGAGAACAGCAGCTGTCTGCCGAGTCCGTGTGAGAACGGAGGAACCTGTGTGGTGGACGGAGACTCCTTCAGCTGCGTCTGTAAGGAGGGCTGGGAGGGCGCCACCTGCAGCCACA ATGCCAACGACTGCAGTCCTCATCCCTG TTACAACAGCGGTACCTGTGTCGATGGAGACAACTGGTATCGATGTGAATGTGCTCCGGGGTTCGCCGGCCCAGACTGCAGAATCA ATATCAATGAGTGCCAGTCGTCGCCCTGCTCCTTCGGCTCCACCTGTGTGGATGAAATCAACGCTTTCCGTTGCATCTGTCCACCAGGAAGAACCGGCCCCCGCTGCCAAGAAG TGTCGGGGAGGCCCTGTGTGGTCGGAGGGGTGGTGGCTCTGGATGGAAGCAGATGGGACGAAGACTGCAACAAGTGCCACTGTCACAACGGGAGGGTCGCCTGCACGGAG GTGGAGTGCATGGCCCCGCCCCCAGCCAGGTGTCCGTCAGAGAGCGACTGCGCCAACGTCACCATCACCTTCAACAAGGACATCATGGCAATG GGTGTGACGGTGGAGCAGGTTTGTCGTGAGCTCAGGAGCCTCTACGTCGTCAAGAATCTGTCCTCCGACTCCTCCGTCTCCATGAGCTGCGAGCTGTCGCTCAGCACCAACAAGGAGATCCACGTAGCCATC TCGACagaggacaagaggagaggTCTGACCTTTGCCAAGGAAATCACAGACAGGATCATGGATCTGGTGAGCAAGCGGAGCGCCAACAGCACCATCATCAGCGCCATTGCGGAGGTTCGGATCCAGAGGAGACAGAGCCACGACCCCAACG cAGACCACCTCGTGCCCATCCTGGTTTCCGCGGTGATTGTCATCTGGGCGTTGGCGATCGCCTTCATGTTGCTGTGGTTCGTGAGGAGGCGGAGGAAGCAGAGCGCCCACGCGGGGGTCAGCACCCAGGCGGCGACGacggcggctgctgctgctgctacggTGTCTTTGGCACCGGTAGCCGAGGACAACAACGCCCTCCACAACAGCGTCAGTTACGCCCGCGAGCAGCTCAACCACATCAAGAACCCCATCGtgaaaaacacaccaaaccaTCAACATCAACACCACCAGTCGCTACTCCATCACCACCTCTGCGACGACAAGAACGCCGTCAACGCCAAGATCAGGAGGTCGGACACTGGAAGCCAGTCGGAGGAGGACGAGATGGACAAGAGGCTGCAGAAGGCGAGGTTCCCCCGGGCAACGCCAGCGTACTCGCTGGTGGACTGGGAGGACCGACCACCCCAGCATACGACGGGCAAACCCCAACACTGGACTAGCAAACAGGACAACAGGCAACCGCAGTCACAGAGTGTGAACAGGATGGAGTATATTGTATAA
- the LOC129095565 gene encoding protein jagged-1a-like isoform X2, producing MTLTRSSVLLPAAFSLQIMLLSARIQVSSASGHFELQVLSMQNINGHLQTGACCDSARDATDRRCTADECDTYFRVCLKEYQLKVSSAGPCSFGSASTPVLGGNTFSLRNGKSDKDRIVLPFSFAWPRSYTLIVEALDFNNDSSSGSVGGALIEKAVHSGMINPSRQWQSLKRNGPVAQFHYQVRLSCDEHYYGFGCNKFCRPRDDFFGHYECDHNGNKTCLEGWSGPDCNTAICRQGCSTEHGSCKVPGECKCLYGWQGEYCDQCIPHPGCVHGSCVEPWQCLCDTNYGGQLCDKDLNTCATLQPCVNGGTCSNTGPDKYHCSCPDGFSGVNCHRADHACLSNPCLRGGSCVETSQGFECRCAAGWTGPSCSTNVDECLVNPCSHGGTCQDLVNGFKCTCPPQWTGKTCLIDANECDDDPCANANSCRNLIGGYFCECVPGWTGQNCDKNINDCRGQCQNGATCKDLVNGYKCLCTAGFAGEQCEKDVDECASGPCLNGGRCHDEVNGFHCLCPPGFSGSRCQLDIDYCLHGPCQNGGQCFNLGSEYVCKCPEDFEGKNCSHLKDHCRTTPCKVIDSCTVAVASNSTPGGVRLISSNVCGPHGRCRSHAGGQFSCECEEGFTGTYCHENINDCESTPCLNGGTCIDKVSQFQCICADGWDGPSCQNNIDDCSSAPCRNRGVCRDLVNDFYCECNNGWKGKTCHSRESQCDEATCNNGGTCYDEGDAFKCLCAAGWEGATCNIAENSSCLPSPCENGGTCVVDGDSFSCVCKEGWEGATCSHNANDCSPHPCYNSGTCVDGDNWYRCECAPGFAGPDCRININECQSSPCSFGSTCVDEINAFRCICPPGRTGPRCQEVSGRPCVVGGVVALDGSRWDEDCNKCHCHNGRVACTEVECMAPPPARCPSESDCANVTITFNKDIMAMGVTVEQVCRELRSLYVVKNLSSDSSVSMSCELSLSTNKEIHVAISTEDKRRGLTFAKEITDRIMDLVSKRSANSTIISAIAEVRIQRRQSHDPNDHLVPILVSAVIVIWALAIAFMLLWFVRRRRKQSAHAGVSTQAATTAAAAAATVSLAPVAEDNNALHNSVSYAREQLNHIKNPIVKNTPNHQHQHHQSLLHHHLCDDKNAVNAKIRRSDTGSQSEEDEMDKRLQKARFPRATPAYSLVDWEDRPPQHTTGKPQHWTSKQDNRQPQSQSVNRMEYIV from the exons ATGACCCTCACACGGAGCTCCGTCCTCCTCCCGGCTGCCTTCAGCCTGCAGATCATGCTGCTCTCTGCCCGCATACAG GTTTCTTCGGCTTCAGGACACTTTGAGCTCCAGGTCTTGTCGATGCAGAACATAAACGGGCATCTGCAGACCGGCGCCTGCTGCGACTCGGCCCGGGATGCGACGGATCGCCGGTGCACGGCCGACGAATGCGACACCTACTTCCGGGTGTGCCTGAAGGAGTACCAGCTGAAGGTGTCCTCGGCGGGGCCCTGCAGCTTTGGCTCCGCCTCCACGCCCGTGCTCGGTGGGAATACCTTTTCTCTACGCAACGGCAAGAGCGACAAAGACAGGATCGTGCTGCCGTTCAGCTTCGCATGGCCG aGGTCGTACACGTTGATTGTGGAAGCCTTGGATTTCAACAACGACTCGTCCTCCGGCA GCGTCGGCGGGGCGCTGATTGAGAAGGCCGTCCACTCGGGGATGATCAACCCCAGCCGGCAGTGGCAGAGCCTGAAGCGCAACGGCCCCGTGGCTCAGTTCCACTACCAGGTCCGCCTCAGCTGTGACGAGCACTACTACGGCTTCGGCTGCAACAAGTTCTGCCGCCCGCGGGACGACTTCTTCGGACACTATGAGTGCGACCACAACGGCAACAAGACGTGcctggagggctggtccggTCCAGACTGCAACACTG CGATCTGCAGGCAGGGCTGCAGCACAGAACACGGATCCTGTAAAGTTCCTGGAGAGTGCAA GTGTCTGTATGGCTGGCAGGGGGAGTACTGTGATCAGTGTATCCCTCACCCCGGCTGTGTTCACGGCAGTTGTGTGGAGCCCTGGCAGTGTCTCTGTGACACCAACTATGGAGGACAGCTGTGTGACAaag ATCTGAACACGTGTGCAACGCTGCAGCCGTGTGTGAACGGAGGAACCTGCAGCAACACAGGGCCGGACAAATACCACTGCTCCTGTCCAGATGGCTTCTCAGGGGTCAACTGTCATAGAG CGGACCACGCCTGTCTGTCCAACCCGTGTCTGAGGGGAGGAAGCTGTGTGGAAACCAGTCAGGGTTTCGAGTGTCGCTGTGCCGCCGGCTGGACCGGACCCTCCTGCTCCACCA ATGTGGACGAGTGTCTGGTGAACCCCTGCAGTCACGGAGGAACCTGTCAGGACCTGGTGAACGGGTTCAAGTGCACATGTCCGCCCCAGTGGACCGGAAAGACCTGCCTCATCG ATGCCAACGAGTGCGACGACGACCCCTGTGCCAACGCCAACTCCTGCCGAAATCTGATTGGAGGATACTTCTGCGAGTGCGTCCCAGGTTGGACGGGGCAGAACTGCGACAAGA atatTAACGACTGTCGAGGTCAGTGTCAGAACGGAGCGACATGCAAG GACCTGGTGAACGGCTATAAATGTCTTTGCACTGCGGGTTTCGCCGGCGAACAATGCGAGAAAGACGTGGACGAGTGCGCCAGCGGGCCGTGCCTCAACGGCGGCCGTTGCCACGACGAAGTTAACGGTTTCCACTGCCTGTGTCCGCCCGGTTTCTCCGGGAGTCGCTGTCAG ttGGATATCGATTACTGCCTCCACGGTCCGTGTCAGAACGGCGGCCAGTGTTTCAACCTCGGGTCAGAATACGTCTGTAAATGTCCCGAAGACTTTGAGGGCAAGAACTGCTCGCACCTGAAGGACCACTGCCGCACGACGCCCTGCAAAG TGATTGATAGCTGCACAGTGGCGGTGGCGTCCAATAGCACGCCGGGCGGGGTGCGTTTGATTTCGTCCAACGTGTGCGGCCCCCACGGCCGGTGTCGGAGTCATGCAGGCGGACAGTTCAGCTGCGAGTGTGAAGAAGGATTCACCGGGACTTACTGCCACGAGA ACATAAACGACTGTGAGAGCACCCCCTGTCTGAACGGAGGAACTTGTATCGATAAAGTCAGTCAGTTTCAGTGCATCTGTGCCGACGGCTGGGACGGACCTTCCTGCCAGAACA ACATCGacgactgcagctctgctccctGTCGGAACCGCGGCGTCTGTCGAGATCTGGTCAACGATTTCTACTGCGAGTGTAACAACGGCTGGAAGGGGAAGACCTGCCACTCAA gaGAGAGTCAGTGCGACGAGGCGACCTGTAACAACGGAGGAACCTGCTACGACGAAGGAGACGCCTTCAAGTGTCTGTGTGCGGCCGGCTGGGAGGGCGCCACCTGTAACATCG CGGAGAACAGCAGCTGTCTGCCGAGTCCGTGTGAGAACGGAGGAACCTGTGTGGTGGACGGAGACTCCTTCAGCTGCGTCTGTAAGGAGGGCTGGGAGGGCGCCACCTGCAGCCACA ATGCCAACGACTGCAGTCCTCATCCCTG TTACAACAGCGGTACCTGTGTCGATGGAGACAACTGGTATCGATGTGAATGTGCTCCGGGGTTCGCCGGCCCAGACTGCAGAATCA ATATCAATGAGTGCCAGTCGTCGCCCTGCTCCTTCGGCTCCACCTGTGTGGATGAAATCAACGCTTTCCGTTGCATCTGTCCACCAGGAAGAACCGGCCCCCGCTGCCAAGAAG TGTCGGGGAGGCCCTGTGTGGTCGGAGGGGTGGTGGCTCTGGATGGAAGCAGATGGGACGAAGACTGCAACAAGTGCCACTGTCACAACGGGAGGGTCGCCTGCACGGAG GTGGAGTGCATGGCCCCGCCCCCAGCCAGGTGTCCGTCAGAGAGCGACTGCGCCAACGTCACCATCACCTTCAACAAGGACATCATGGCAATG GGTGTGACGGTGGAGCAGGTTTGTCGTGAGCTCAGGAGCCTCTACGTCGTCAAGAATCTGTCCTCCGACTCCTCCGTCTCCATGAGCTGCGAGCTGTCGCTCAGCACCAACAAGGAGATCCACGTAGCCATC TCGACagaggacaagaggagaggTCTGACCTTTGCCAAGGAAATCACAGACAGGATCATGGATCTGGTGAGCAAGCGGAGCGCCAACAGCACCATCATCAGCGCCATTGCGGAGGTTCGGATCCAGAGGAGACAGAGCCACGACCCCAACG ACCACCTCGTGCCCATCCTGGTTTCCGCGGTGATTGTCATCTGGGCGTTGGCGATCGCCTTCATGTTGCTGTGGTTCGTGAGGAGGCGGAGGAAGCAGAGCGCCCACGCGGGGGTCAGCACCCAGGCGGCGACGacggcggctgctgctgctgctacggTGTCTTTGGCACCGGTAGCCGAGGACAACAACGCCCTCCACAACAGCGTCAGTTACGCCCGCGAGCAGCTCAACCACATCAAGAACCCCATCGtgaaaaacacaccaaaccaTCAACATCAACACCACCAGTCGCTACTCCATCACCACCTCTGCGACGACAAGAACGCCGTCAACGCCAAGATCAGGAGGTCGGACACTGGAAGCCAGTCGGAGGAGGACGAGATGGACAAGAGGCTGCAGAAGGCGAGGTTCCCCCGGGCAACGCCAGCGTACTCGCTGGTGGACTGGGAGGACCGACCACCCCAGCATACGACGGGCAAACCCCAACACTGGACTAGCAAACAGGACAACAGGCAACCGCAGTCACAGAGTGTGAACAGGATGGAGTATATTGTATAA